The genomic region tccgccccccccccaccgcagGAGGGGTCCTGTCCCTTTAAGGGCCCCTGGTGGGAGGGATGGGTGGCCACGCCCCCTTCTTTGAGCTCCGCCCCCCTGTGGGAGGGATGGGTGGCCACGCCCCCTTCTTTGAGCTCCGCCCCCCTGTGGGAGGGATGGGTGGCCACGCCCccttctttgagctctgcccCCTGTGGGAGGGATGGGTGGCCACGCCCCCTTCTTTGAGCTCCGCCCCCCTGTGAGAGGGATGGGTGGCCACGCCCCCTTCTTTGAGCTCCGCCCCCCTGTGAGAGGGATGGGTGGCCACGCCCCCTTCTTTGAGCTCCGCCTCCTCCTGGGAGCCACGCCTCTGGGGGTAAGGTGTGTGGCCACGCCCCCATCTCGGGGTTCCGCCCCCTTTGGGGAGCCACGCCCATGGGGAGGTGATGTGTGTAAGCCACGCCTACTCCTGAGGCTCCACCCCTCCAGGGGTGGCACTAAGCCACACCCCCTTTTAAGAGCCCCACCCCCGGGTGTAGCCACGCCTCTTGAGGGTGGCCTGGCCCCGCCCCTTGTTGGAGCCCCACCCCCTGGAGAGTGACATGGCCTGGCCCCGCCCCTTTTCCCAAAGCCCCACCCCTCCCTGGAGCcacgccccctcctccccttccctgctcccaccccggggggtgtcaccctctttccctggccccgccccctccgcgaCGCCCCGCCTCCTCGAAGCCCCGCCCCTTCGTGAAACCacgccccctcccagcccttcctcatcagccctgctcccaccccgggggggggtcacccccttcccccggccccgcccccctccgcgcAAACCCCGCCCCCAGGAAGCCCCGCCCCCCTCCCTGACGTCAccgccccgcccctccgcagGCTGTTCTACGCGGGGGCGCGCGAGGGGCACCTGCCGGCCCTGCTGGCCATGATCCACGTGGAGCGGCGCACCCCCATCCCCGCCCTCCTGGTCACCGTGAGTGGGCGGGGCTTGGAGGGGGGGCggctggggcggggccggagccgccgccCCACCtctcggccccgcccccccccccccagtgcgtCTCCACCCTGCTGATGCTGGTGACGGGCGACATCTACACCCTCATTAATTACGTCGGCTTCGTTAATTACCTGTGGTACGGCGTCACCGTCGCCGGGCTGGTGGTCCTGCGCTGGCGCCAGCCCCGCCGGCCACGCCCCATCCGGGTAAGCCACGCCCACAAGCCACACCCCTCCTGTTGGGGGGcggccccacaccccccccaccccccaacccagGGGTGTGCGCCCCTCCGCGGGGGCGTGTCCCCCCGGTGGGCGTGTCCTGCGGTGGGCGTGTCCCCGGTGGGCGTGTCACGCGGTGGGCGTGTCCCCGGGCAGGTGAACCTCTTCTTCCCGGGGCTGTACCTGCTCTTCTGGgccgccctcctcctcttctccctctggTCGGAGCCCCTGGTCTGCGGCATCGGGCTGGGCGTCATGGCCACCGGCGCCCCCCTCTACCtgctgggggtgcggggcgggccccgcccccccgccctgcgccgCCCCCTCGGTCAgtgggcggggctgggggcggggtgcttgggcggggcggggcgctgtGGGGCCCTGTAGGGTGCTctggggtgctatagggcgctaCGGGGTGATGTGGGGccctatagggtgctatggggtgatGTGGGGccctatagggtgctatggggcacTATAGGGCACTACGGGGTGATGTGGGGTGATGTGGGGccctatagggtgctatggggcacTATAGAGCGCTATGGGGTGATGTGAGGTgttatagggtgctatggggcgcTATGGGGTGATGTGGGGCCCTATGGGGTGCtctggggtgctatagggtgatGTGGGGTgttatagggtgctatggggcgcTATGGGGTGATGTGGGGccctatggggtgctatggggtgatGTGGGGCCCTATAGGGTGCtctggggtgctatagggtgctatggggtgctatggggcgctatagggtgctatggggtgctatggggtgatgtggggtgctatagggtgctatggggcacTATAGGGcactatggggtgctatggggtgatgtggggtgctatagggcgctaTGGGgcgctatagggtgctatggggtgatGTGGGGTGGGGCactatggggtgctgtggggtgctgtaaggtgctatagggtgctatggggcacTATAGGGCGCTATGGGGTGAtgtggggtgctatagggcgctaTGGGGCACTATGGGGTgatgtggggtgctgtggggtggggcactatggggtgctatggggtgatGTGGGGTGCTATAGAGCGCTATGGGGCGCTATAGGGTGCTGTGGGGCgctatggggtgctgtggggcgctgtggggcagccgtgggtcACAGCCCGTCTCCCGCAGACGCCCTGACGCGCTTCGGGCAGCGGCTCTGCCTGGTCGTTTACCCCCTCGCCGGCGGCGACGCCGCGACCCACGGCGACGCCGAGCCCCACGGCGACGCCGAGCCCCACGGcgaccagcagcagcccctcacctcccagccccacaactgaGCCCcgcgtcccccagccccacggcgtccctctccccccccccgcagccccacacctgagccccgtggggctgccccccgccccccacagtgccttcccctgccccacagcgcggccccacggctgccccagtGCCTTAACCCCGCCCTGCCGGCGGGCGCCCCACGGCGCGGCTGCCCACGGCGCGGCTGCCCCACGGCGGAGGAGCGCGCGCACGCAGACGCGCCCCCATCGCCGGCCCCACGGAGGAGGGCGGGGCCTGGTGGGGGGCGGGGCTCTGCGGGAGCCCCGCCCCGCACCGGCTGACCCCGCCCACTGCCCCGCCCCAAGCTCCGGGTTCTCCAGGTAAGAGcttgccccatagccctgccccatagcccctccccctgccctatagcccctccccctgccccatagcgctgccccatagcccctccctcctgccctatagcccctcccccctgccccatagcccctccccctgccccatagccctgccccatagcccctccctcctgccccatagccctgccccatagccccccgccccatagccctgccccatagcccctccccctgctccatagcgctgccccatagcccctccCTCCTGACCCATAGCCCCTCCCTCCTGACCCAtagcccccctgccccatagcgctgccccatagccccttcctcctgccccatagcccctccCCCTgacccatagccctgccccatagccccccctgccccatagccctgccccatagcccctccccctgccccatagcccctcccccctgccccatagccctgccccatagcccccctgccccatagcccctccCCCTGACTCATagcccctcccccctgccccatagcgctgccccatagccccccaatcccaccccatagcccctcccccccgccccacagcccctAACCCCGCCCCCCATCTCCCCACAGATCCGTGGGGCCCAGCCCGGAGAGCGCCGgctccgcccccctccccgcccccccccccccccaatccccggacccctgggaccccaaaacggGGCCCCAGGCGCCCGGGGCCCCTTCGGGGTCACGTGATGTGGCCCCGCCCCCTTTTTATTTTGGTAGGTCCTACGTAACAGtgggggaaggggccgggggcgTTGCGGGAGGGGGTGGGGCAGCGGTATTGGTAGGTCCTACATAAATAAAGGTCCTTGCAGCGACGGCGTGGGGCTGAGTTCATGTGGGGCTGACGTAAACAACGGGGCGGGGCTGCGTCAACAGGAGGGTTTCTGTAGGTCCTACACAAACGAACCCGTTCCTGGAGGGCCCGTGTAAACAAACGTGGCGGTCACGCGTACGTGAGCCTGTTTCGGGAGGCCCTATGTAAACAAACCCATTTGCGGGGGTCCCGTGTAAACCCATTCCTGTAGGTCCTACAAAAACGGACTCATTTCTGCAGCTCCTACGTAAACAAACATGGCGGTCTCACGTAAACGAACCCATTTTTGGAGGCCCTACGTAAACAAACCCATTTCCGGGGTCCCATGTAAACCCATTGCTGTAGGTCCTACAAAAACAAACCGGTTTCTGGAGGCCCTACATAAACAAACATGTCGGTCACATGTAAACAAACCCGTTTCTGGAGGCCCTACGTAAACAAACATGGCCGCCACACGAAAACGAACCCATTTTTGGAGGCCCTACGTAAACAAACCCATTTCCGGGGTCCCATGTAAACCCATTGCTGTAGGTCCTACAAAAACAAACCGGTTTCTGGAGGCCCTACATAAACAAACATGTCGGTCACATGTAAACAAACCCGTTTCTGGAGGCCCTATGTAAACAAACATGGCCGCCACACGAAAACGAACCCATTTTTGGAGGCCCTACGTAAACAAACTCCTTTCCGGGGGTCCTGTATCAAAGCCATTCCTGTAGGTCCTGCAAAAACAAACTCGTTTCTGGAGGTCCTACATAAACAAACGGGGGTCATGCATAAACGAACCCATTCCTGTAGACCCTACATAAACAAATACGGCGCTCACATGTAAACAAACCCATTTCTGCAGGCCCTACGTAAACAAACCATTTCCAGGGGTCCCATGTAAACCCATTCCTGTAGGTCCTACAAAAACCAACTCGTTTCTGGAGGCCCTACGTAAACAAACGTAGCTGTCACACGTAAACAAACCCATTTCTGGAGACCCTACGTAAATAAACATGGCCGCCACACGAAAACGAACCCATTTTTGGAGGCCCTACGTAAACAAACTCCTTTCCGGGGGTCCCGTGTAAAGCCATTCGTGTAGGTCCTACAAAAACAAGCCCGTTTCTGTAGGTCCTACGTAAACAATCCCCCCTTTTCTGTAGGCCCTACGCAAACgccttcggggggggggggggcgcaccTCAACACACCCGTTTCTGTAGGTCCTACGTCAACAGACGCGTTTCCGGGGGTCCTACGTCAACAAAACCCGTTCCTGGAGGTCCTACGTAAAcagacacccccccaccccccccccccagtcctcACCCCGGTCCGCCGCTCCCTCCCCGGAAAGAGCCGAACGCTTCCGGGTCGGGAAGGCGGAAAGAGCCGAAGGGGAGGCGGAAAAGAGCCGAAGGGGAGGCGGAAAGAGCCGGAAAGTGCCGAAGCGGGAGGCGGAGGGAGCCGAAGCGGAGGGAACCGAAGCAGGAGGCGGAAGTAAACGAAGCGCGTCCGGAAGGAGCCGAAGCGACGGCGGAGGGAGCCGAAGGAAGGCGGAAGTAGCCGAAGGGAAGCGGAAGTAGCCGAAGGGAGGAGGCGGGAGCCGAAGAGTCACGGAAAGAGCCGAAGCGGCGGCGGAGGGAGCCGAAGCGCGTCCGGAAGTGGCCGAAGGGTGGTCGGAGGGAGCCGAATCGCTTCCGGAAGTTGCCGAATCGCCTCCGGAAGGAGCCGAAGCGtcgcgcggggcgggcgctggTCGGAGCGGTTGAGCGGCGCCACACAAGATGGCGGACGGGGAGGAGGTGACTCTGGACGGGCGGCCGCTCCATCTGCTCCGCGTCGCCGACCTGAAGGCGGCCCTGGAGCAACGCGGCCTGGCCAAGAGCGGACAGAAGAGCGCCCTCATCAAGCGGCTCCGCGGGGTgagggcggccgggccccggcggggggctgaggagaaggggggggggggggggaggcggttACCGGCGGCGCATGCGCCATCGCCCcgttctcccccccccccaccctcccgccCCGGTTTCCCGCCAACGGCTGAGGGGAGCCGCGCGCATGCGCAGAGCGGGAGCGCGGGGGGGggtgtccgggggggggggggagagagaccCCCTGAGCTGAGGGGATTTGAGGTAAAAGTCGCGTTgttggggagtttgggggggggacggggggggttTGAGGTAAAAGTGGCGGTTTGGGGGAGTTTGTGAGGGGGTTTGCGGTGAAAATCACGGTTTTGGGGAGTTTGCGGGAGCTGTAGGGAGATTTGGGGCGAAAGGAATGTTTTTGTGGAGTTTGTGAGGGGATTGGGGGCGATAGTCCTgccttggggggggggtgaggggattTGGGGTAAAAATCCCATTTTGGGGGAATCTGGGAGGAGATTTGAGGTAAAAGCCACGTTTTGggggagtttgtgaggggatttgGGGTAAAAATCCCATTTTGGGGGAGTTTCGGGGGGGCAGAGGGGTTTGAgtcggggggtttggggggagttgttgaagtaaaaatgaagtttgggGCGGTTTGAGGAGCGGTGTGAGGGAATTTGAGGTAAAAGTCGCGGTTTGGGGAAGTTTGGGGGGGATTTGAGGTGAAAGCGGCGTTTTGggggagtttgtgaggggatttgGAGTAAAAAAATCACGTTTTGGGGGAATTTGAGGGAGCTGCAAGGAGATTCGGGGTAAAAGTCACGTTTTTGggggagtttgtgaggggatttgGGGTAAAAGTCAcagttttggggtgtttgtgAGGGGATTTGGGGTAAAAATAACggttttggggagtttgtgaggggatttgaggTAAAAGTCGcagttttggggtgtttgtgaggggatttgaggTAAAAATCACggttttggggagtttgtgaggggatttgaggTAAAAGTCAcagttttggggtgtttgtgAGGGGATTTNNNNNNNNNNNNNNNNNNNNNNNNNNNNNNNNNNNNNNNNNNNNNNNNNNNNNNNNNNNNNNNNNNNNNNNNNNNNNNNNNNNNNNNNNNNNNNNNNNNNNNNNNNNNNNNNNNNNNNNNNNNNNNNNNNNNNNNNNNNNNNNNNNNNNNNNNNNNNNNNNNNNNNNNNNNNNNNNNNNNNNNNNNNNNNNNNNNNNNNNctgggggggcctatggggcactgggggggcctatggggccctatggggtgctgtggggcactgggggggttctatggggccctatggggtgctgtgggggtctaTAGGGTGCGAGGGGGTCGCTGAGGGGGtcctatagggtgctatggggcactgggggggcctatggggccctatggggtgctatggggctctgggggggttctatggggccctatggggtgctgtgggggtctaTAGGGTGCGAGGGGGTCGCTGAGGGGGccctatagggtgctatggggcactgggggggcctatgg from Calonectris borealis chromosome 38, bCalBor7.hap1.2, whole genome shotgun sequence harbors:
- the LOC142074601 gene encoding uncharacterized protein LOC142074601 → MERPPVQSHLLPVRHLVWRRSTAPTSARPARRFGSFRRRFGNFRKRFGSLRPPFGHFRTRFGSLRRRFGSFRDSSAPASSLRLLPLPFGYFRLPSAPSAVASAPSGRASFTSASCFGSLRFGSLRLPLRHFPALSASPSALFRLPFGSFRLPDPEAFGSFRGGSGGPGTYRNGTYRNPPVDAAPPRCLRQPHMNSAPRRRCKDLYLCRTYQYRCPTPSRNAPGPFPHCYVGPTKIKRGRGHIT